The Mercurialis annua linkage group LG7, ddMerAnnu1.2, whole genome shotgun sequence genome includes the window atacaaacctaaagctagctatttatagggaacaaaccctaaatagaaaacctagtctaatgagatacaatctcttatttagataaatactaaGCTAAATAAcaaagataatgactaaaaataagataatgactaaaaaagataaCTATTAAGTTAAGATAGGAACAAAATGATAGTTGATGGCTTTTGGACTCAAAAAAcccgaattagcccatatgagctctttttgggccagtgcaaacaatgccccccaCGTCTTTTTAGCTGAATGTCAAGTAAGGTGAGAAGACGTATTTTTATCGCGTGTCTTTTTAGTCTCTCATTTGTCCAACGATTTAATCGGTCATTGTTGAGaccgaataaaaaaataaagtttgatGCCCAATCTTTGCCGATATAATTAATCGGCCAAGTCTATGAATAAGTAATTGGCCGAtccattaaaatattaatgccaaaACTGCTCCTTTTCTTGATATATCGATTTTAATAGCCCACTACTCTCATCCAAAGAATTGCCATATCACCTGCTATATACTCACTTCCATTCATTTAATCTCAACTTTCACCTGATTGGGCGAGCTTTAATACCAATATTTGGTTAACACCTTGTCCATTATTTCAATCCCATGCAACTTGATTAGTTATTTACGGAGTAAGTGAGACTCCTGAAACAACCAACTATTTTAATCggccacaaaaaaaaaaaaactttaaggGCCGATCCAAACCATTATGCTCATTTTGCTATTTGGTCGACTATTTATTGAAGACCTATTTTTAACCGACCACTTAACACAACATCAACCAATTAGTAATATTGTGATCGGCTTACCTTCAATTTGGACGATCTGCTTTTTTCTTTGTGGTTGTTTCAAATAGATTGTCCAAAATTTAAAGTgaacttttttattataaatcggCTTATTCTGATCATTCATATATTGAATTCTTAGCCGAAAGCATAGTAGAAAATAAGTTGTACCTTGACTGAAAATTTCATTCCATTTTCCAAGAATCATTGACCGCGACGAATACCTTGGTAAATTCTTAACAATCAATTTGGCATGACTCGTCAAGGCGAATGGTGATCGGCCTTGTCTCTCGGCGTTTTCATCCTCAACAATATCGGCTTGTACAAAAACCGATTGCATTTGATCTCTTAAGAGGGAAAGAGATTGCCCATGCCCCCCAGTATCCTTGACTCGCCTAGCAATATCAGCCTTGATATTATCAAGGTCAATACTGATATTAGAATCATCATTGATGCAAGCCTCTTCTCTCTCAATATCGCTAACATTAAGATCGGCGTCGATATCATCATCGGTGTAGATTTCATCAACACTATCGATCTCCTTAGTAGAGATTAAAGAAAACTCGGTAATCTCGTACTCAAAAACTGGCTCTTTGATTTGTTCGCCTCCTAACACTTTGGCAAGATTATTTATAGCCgaagttaatttattaaaatcggCCCTAATCTCCCTTTGGATAGCAGCACGTTCGGCTCTCATATTCTCTACGATCGCCGATAGTTGACTCGAATAATAAGACATGATTTGATCAAAACTATGATCGCACCACAGCTTGCAAAGAGTCTGAATTTGACACTTTTCTTCTTAAATGCAGTCCTTGTGTCAACCATAACacgtccccagtggagtcgccaaaagatgtttgcGTGGAAAATTTCCAGACAcgcgaatctttgaatttataatgggTTCTGTATGGAAGTATGCTTTAGACCGAAATTTAGTCAGAAAAGTgtgttgtttggttaaagacacttaaccacgtgatctaatagtaataatctgggagctatgaactcaggcgagattaatactgaaaactactcctaaattaaccaaccgcggaggttggggatagaaaagcacagggctttgaagttgtatttgtttgattgatttgagttgtcgagaatacaaacctaaaactagctatttatagggaacaaaccctaaatagaaaacctagtctAATGAGATACAATcttttatttagataaatactaaGCTAAATAAcaaagataatgactaaaaataagataatgactaaaaaagctAACTATTAAGTTAAGATAGGAACAAAAGGATAGTTGATGGCTTTCGGGTTCAAAAAAcccgaattagcccatatgagctctttttgggccagtgcaaacacaatttaataaaaaatgaaatatcaaTTCATTGATTGGGTCATaattctttataaaataaattcgtcaAATGCCTGTTGATTTCATGATTCATCAATTGAGTGGATCCATCATAGCTCATTaaatttatgtgattttttataatagttctacaaatattacttatttttactttttttagtattttactTTAATCTaaatactaatttttaaatgtaAGATTGACtttcattctttttatttatttttattacttgaAAGTTGAAAGTACCAGTTAAAACACTCCATagcaaattatttattttcaagttTATCAGTTAAGAGTTTACTTGTTCTGAATTTTTCATCTCCTTTTAAAAGAAGACCATATTTAAATATACTCACTAGTCATTAGTCATTACTATTAGTAATTCAAGAATCAatctatgattttttttataaattaatatagtgattattaatatgtttaatctatacttatttatttataaaatttaattacattataaaataaatattctgaTACTAACAAATCCCCAACCTATAATGTGACCCATGTTcctttttttctatattttgtgAGCCAGATAATAGAATTCGAATGCGAttatacacacacacactcaATTAATAAAACTGTCAGTTTACCTGTTAAAAGATTTATTAAAAGAAGTACaatactataaaaaaatcaaagattACCTGTTAAGGAGTGTAAgttcttttaaaatcaaatttatatgaCTCAATTATTTCTTCCATCCCAACCAAATTGTTTACTATTTTGAAATgttattggatttttttttataaaatgtaaaataccaaaagtaatttttttattttattccttattattaataattaatgaatagtcttttaatattagtttttaatttatagaattataaaaatattaatttataattaataatattttttaaaaagtgtatCTAAAATTAAATGGACATCTTAATTCTTAAAATCAAGATAATATAAtagagagatttttaggtagactcagtctaccatgCCATTCGTGAACtagcctatcatattatgacacgtcattaaaatagtggcactatcgtaattttgtttattacttttttacacttttgaatactATTATTACGAtaatgtcattattttaatgacatgtcataatatgatagattTAGTTTATGGATGACGTGTTGGACTgaatctatttaaaaatttctcaaatacagtcgaccctctgataattaatacacatggtggatcaaaaatttattaattattagaattattaatttattgaatttatataaaaaaaattataaaagatattttaaaacatctacattaataaatctaatattaatattatattataaaaaaaactaactaaatacactttacaatcactcaaaagaataaaaaaattataatttgatggtattttaacttccactttataaattaaggttagtattgtctcaaataaatcatcaattgttatatatttctttaaaaaaatctctctaataattaatattcatatagaatatattttaaattttattaattattaaataatagaattattaattatccgacgtggaacgaagttggttctctcaattttctattaattattagaattattaagttatagaatattaactattagagggtcgacggTAGAATAAACAAGAAGGACATTGCATAATTTAGCAGAAATAGATAAACTACAGAGTATGAGGTGATGGAGTATGAAATTTTGTTGGTTTACACTTGCCTTACGTAATTGCACGCTTGTACCAACATTACccattttctttataaaataacattgtATATTTATTACTgttaaattagatatttaattctattttaataatatattatcaatttatatataattgaatgTTCAACTCAATAGTATCATATCATACAAATACTAAATGGCTAACTGTATTcatataatgtttttttaattataaggaCATGTTATCGTGAGAAATAATCTTCACACTTGAGAAAATGTCAAAtacaaatatcaaaaaataaatttattacatCGAACCAACGAAATACAAACCTCATCTATAATACAGAAAGTTATATTAAAAACATTTACATTTATCAAAGtcgaatataaaatttaataaatgaattcataaaaataataaataaaatttaaatagtatGCGGTCCATGGTACATGGACAAAGAATCCCCTAAACCTGACACGAGGACTCAATATAAGGGCAAAAATGAACCAAGTCTATAAACCAGCACATGTTTGACACGTAATAATATTATGAACAAATCTAAAACAAATCGGATCAAATCAAAATCTAAAAGCAAATTTTGATGGGtcctgaaaaataataatttcaaatatattaaaacaaaaatatcacTATTGATCTCAGCTTTCCCCAATCACTGTTTGCACCAAACATTTATCAGCACCACCATACCACACCCCAACCGAAGCAAAAATTATACCAAATAGGGTTTCAACTTTGAGCTATCCATaactaaaaaaaaagtaaagaatttCCTCTATTACATTTCAGCCATGATCTATATATGTAGTAAAGTACAAAAAGAAATCACCAGCACATCTCGAGCATTTCTCGCCATCATACGAAAATATCAAGCAGCCAAACCATACACGCAGCAAAAGATagctaaaattttaattggACAAATCCCCGGATGCTATCGTTTCATTTACTTCCTCAATCTCCGAAGCAGCTGAAGATGGGCTGCTACTTGGGAGATTAACGGTATTATTGACCACTTCAGAATTTCCGACAGCTTTTAAAGCACCCAAATTGAGAGAAGCAGAAACATCTTCTGATTGTTTTGGCTGATTCAGGGCATGACAGTGTGGACAGTAGTAAGTAATATACGGAAAGTCCTCCTTTCTGGCAAGCCCTGTGAAGAATAAAAACAAGCCACAACATTCACAATGCAGATACTAACAACTGCCTCATAGATATGAAACTATGTAAGCTAGATTTCAGAATATAATTCTGCAAGTTGTAGGTTCctatataaaaagtaaattcCATCGTAATACATTatctaatactccctccgtGCCAAATTGATAGAAAATTTTGGACAAACACATgtattaagatatttagattaACTATGCCTACTATTTACTTTATAAAAGGGTATATAGCAAATGGTCGTTGAAGAAATAACTGACCGTCAATAACTTGGGACAAAAAAAGTGGAAATAGTGTCTATCAATTTTGGGGCGCAAgaagtatatataaaaagaaagtgAAACCAACTCACCATTGTGCATATGGCAGTTGCCACAAATTAAAGCATAAGATTGCGTAGGATCCTCGCCCACAAGTAATGCTGCTAATCGAGCAATCCAACCCCCGTCTTGCATAGCAGAAGCCTGTGGATTGTGATGCTCAACAATGAGCTGATTATGCTCAGAAGTTTGGAGGCCTTCACTTTGTAGCAATTCTTCACTCGAATTATGTACTGGTGAATTCCCTGCACTATTGGATTTACTGTGCATTTTCTTTCTATTTCGAAGACCCCTTGCTTGTGCAATCTCAACGTCGTTACTCTTTCCTGTTGGAATACTATGCTTTGGTTCATCTCCCAAAACAACTTTCAAGCCAGAATCTGCACCCAACTTGGACGCAAGGACAGTTGCAGCAGCTGCCTTTGCAGCTGGATCAGGATCATATCTCTGCATAAACCAGAGTTCAAACCATGCCAAACTCAGTATTTCACAATCATTGTTCTGTACCTTTATTAAACATGGCCCACAACACACAGCAAGCACCATGCTTTTCTAATATTTGTTTGCATTAATCCTCCTTTGCGGAAAGCAAATTCAAGATATCTCCTTCAATCATtacatttacaaaacaaaagataGTCCAATCTATGCTTGTTGTGACTGTTACCTGAATGAGTTGCTGAGTAGAGTAGTAATTTGTTCTCTCTTTAAGTTCGTCAATCTTGGCTTGTCGTTCAGCACGAAGCCTCTCTAGAGTTTTTAGGTCTTTGCGATCACCTACATGACCAAGTAGCTCGagaattataaatatacaaagaTTCTACGTGGTACAAATCCCCAGAACGCCAGTATGATCAAATCTTGTCATTTCAAACTGTGCTCAACCAATCAAGACGGACACAGGTAGAAAATAAAATCTTAGAGCTGAGCCTCGCACAGCCTTTTCAAGTAAATAAAATCACTGCCCATCGTTTTTATTTCAGTTCACAATACTTGTTGTACTAGTACGCAGGCCAAGCATATCTAGCTTCAAAAGCTATTTCACAATTTCAAGCTAAGATATAATTGTTTGATCAAATACTGTAGGCTCATTACCCTGCATTTAAACTTTTGAGGACCAGACACATCACACAAACTAGAACTGATATTTGCAGATAATGAGGAAAACAAAGCtgtaattgaataaaaaatcaagaaaataaaattattttgcatCACTTACACATCTTTGTGAAGCTTACAAATGCTGAATAAGCAATAGATGATAAAGCAGGCAGAAGAAATATTGGCAAAACTCGAAAAGCCCTCATTTTCCAATCTAAATCCATTGATCTTGTTGTCATAATGGCATAACCTATAGCAATTACCTGAATATAAGGAACATTAAACTAAAATGTGAAGACCGTGAGAAATGATTGTGAAGAACCATAATATCACCATGAGCAAGACATGGCATCAGAAAAAAGTGGATCACCCCAAAAAGCTATTAGACCTTGTTTTGTAGAGGTTAAAGTTTATTATAAACAAATCAACATGAGATAGCTAACATATTTCTATATggcatatattttaaatctcTTGAAATCTGATGATGGGAAGACACATTTTTTGACTTGTAGATTTCTAGAAGGTGGCTGAAAGCTGTTTGATTAAAGAAGTATCCTATGAGTTTATTGCAAATGCAGTGTCTGAAAAGTGAAAACTAAAACTAAGTTAACTTGTGTAAAGTGAAACGAGACAGAATATGAAGAACACTAAACATGAAgcacataataaaataaattaaaagggaCTACTAGATTCCATGTGCAATAGCATCAGTAtctgtaaataataaaagaaacaGATCAACCAAAAACAAGGTACAGAAGCAAAACAAGTTTGGTGAACTGAAATGAGGACAAGGAAAAAACAAAACTAGAAACTGCTGTACTTATGCATGCATTAGATGATGAACTACCTCAAAAATGACACAGAAGATAATAAGATGTCTAGTCATCTTCCTCCAAGTAAGGGCTCTCTTTTTCATCCTAGTTAAAATAGCAGATTCCTCCTTAGAAATGTATTGCAGCCTCTTCTCAAAATCGTCACCGTTGTGTCTAAAAATGCCATTCCATATTCGGGACATAAGACCCTTGCGCTTCTTTTTAGCCTCAACACTTGGCTGCTGCTGCCCCTCTTTCTTTTCATTCTCTGCAATTAGACCTTTATCCTCCATATTCTATTATTCTTCTTCAACTTCCACTACTGCTGAAgttagagaaaaaaaagaatagAATATAGTTATAAGCTGTAAATATGTATGTGTGCACAAATCTAGATTTTCAAATTGCAAACACATGatagaacaattttaaaatGCATGGATGGATGTAAATCTGATCATCGTGCTAAATAGGGGCAGGCACAGTTCGAGAGAGCCGGGAATTTGACAAATCTCCATAGCCGAACAAAAAATCAGGGATCTCTAGAGCCATACCAAAATTCGGTTCAAATCAGTTCGGAGATTTTAGATTTTGGTATGGTTCGGTATGAAGATTTGGTTCCAATTATTCAGTACATTTCGGCATGGAAATCACCAGAACCACATATATTAACTTACacctaataaaaaaa containing:
- the LOC126655900 gene encoding uncharacterized protein At2g24330-like, which codes for MEDKGLIAENEKKEGQQQPSVEAKKKRKGLMSRIWNGIFRHNGDDFEKRLQYISKEESAILTRMKKRALTWRKMTRHLIIFCVIFEVIAIGYAIMTTRSMDLDWKMRAFRVLPIFLLPALSSIAYSAFVSFTKMCDRKDLKTLERLRAERQAKIDELKERTNYYSTQQLIQRYDPDPAAKAAAATVLASKLGADSGLKVVLGDEPKHSIPTGKSNDVEIAQARGLRNRKKMHSKSNSAGNSPVHNSSEELLQSEGLQTSEHNQLIVEHHNPQASAMQDGGWIARLAALLVGEDPTQSYALICGNCHMHNGLARKEDFPYITYYCPHCHALNQPKQSEDVSASLNLGALKAVGNSEVVNNTVNLPSSSPSSAASEIEEVNETIASGDLSN